From Arcticibacter tournemirensis, one genomic window encodes:
- a CDS encoding amylo-alpha-1,6-glucosidase, with protein MKKVFILFMLISLGAELSAQNRVTWIWYPGDFEVWLSNKMQNRRTERGAFFPPFWRMDNHYVLIDFHKVFDVPSEEQVELYVEGQFNVKIDGKGISGYPRTITMPAGKHKLSMKVFCQDRVPAIFVKGKTVVSDSSWLVTYEDKEWIDASGKASDQSGTNWLSAGSWNFDSPSVPPSMFALATAPQSPVKVEKTAGSLLVDFGKETFGFIRLKGLKGNGRVSVYYGESKEEALATETCETLDHLEINAPVKKDSVMNLTKAFRFVNVKYHPDVSIDSVSMLYEYLPVADRGDFRCSDAEINRIYDVSKYTFHLNTREFFIDGIKRDRWIWSGDAYQSYLMNYYLLFDSPSVTRTLLALRGKDPVSSHINTIMDYTFYWFLGISDYYLYTGDKKFIEQFYPRMQSLMEFCLSRRNGDGLMEGLPGDWVFIDWADGLSKQGAVSFEQLLLARSLETMATCSKIVNDQEGATKYEKLASNLKAKIFSTYWNEQKQALVHSLVAGKQTDNVTRYANMFGIFFDYFDEQQKQGVKQHVLLNDKIQKITTPYMRFYELEALCAMGEQKHVLLEMKDYWGGMLKLGATSFWEEYNPSKKGAEHYAMYGRPFGKSLCHAWGASPLYLLGKYYLGVKPLSPGYASYVVEPVLGGLKWMDGKVPTPAGDVKVYCSTKEIRVQGVAGAGVLRIKSKTKPSGDGLEVKPLGNQLYEIGIGQNKAITVRYSAL; from the coding sequence ATGAAAAAGGTTTTTATTCTGTTCATGTTGATTTCTTTGGGAGCTGAACTAAGTGCTCAGAACAGGGTTACCTGGATTTGGTACCCGGGAGATTTTGAGGTCTGGCTGAGCAATAAGATGCAGAACCGGCGGACCGAAAGGGGGGCTTTTTTCCCTCCGTTCTGGAGAATGGATAATCATTATGTGCTGATTGATTTTCATAAGGTTTTTGATGTTCCTTCAGAAGAGCAGGTAGAACTTTATGTGGAAGGTCAGTTCAACGTGAAGATCGACGGTAAAGGGATCAGCGGATATCCGCGTACCATTACAATGCCAGCAGGGAAACACAAGTTGAGCATGAAGGTGTTTTGTCAGGACAGGGTACCTGCTATATTCGTAAAGGGCAAAACCGTGGTTTCTGATTCATCGTGGCTGGTAACCTACGAAGATAAGGAGTGGATCGACGCCAGCGGAAAGGCCTCTGACCAGTCGGGTACCAACTGGCTTTCTGCCGGAAGCTGGAATTTTGACAGTCCTTCTGTTCCTCCTTCAATGTTTGCACTTGCTACTGCGCCGCAATCGCCGGTGAAGGTGGAAAAGACGGCAGGATCGCTTTTGGTTGACTTCGGGAAAGAGACCTTTGGCTTTATCAGGCTCAAGGGACTGAAGGGAAATGGCCGTGTATCGGTTTATTATGGGGAATCAAAGGAAGAAGCTCTGGCTACCGAAACCTGCGAGACTCTCGATCATCTTGAGATCAACGCCCCGGTGAAAAAGGATTCGGTTATGAACCTTACCAAAGCCTTTCGTTTTGTAAATGTAAAGTATCATCCAGATGTAAGTATTGACAGCGTCTCCATGCTTTATGAATATTTGCCGGTGGCCGACAGGGGTGATTTCCGCTGTTCTGATGCCGAAATCAACAGAATTTACGACGTTTCCAAGTATACCTTTCATCTTAATACAAGGGAGTTTTTTATCGACGGAATTAAACGCGACCGGTGGATCTGGTCGGGGGATGCTTATCAGAGCTACCTGATGAATTATTATCTCCTGTTCGACTCGCCCTCGGTGACGAGGACCCTGCTTGCATTGAGAGGAAAAGACCCGGTAAGCAGTCACATTAATACCATTATGGACTATACGTTTTACTGGTTCCTTGGTATCAGCGATTACTACCTGTATACAGGAGATAAAAAGTTCATTGAGCAGTTTTATCCGCGGATGCAAAGTTTGATGGAGTTCTGTTTATCGCGCCGCAACGGCGACGGTTTAATGGAGGGTTTGCCGGGAGACTGGGTTTTCATCGACTGGGCCGACGGACTAAGTAAACAGGGAGCAGTAAGTTTCGAGCAACTTCTACTGGCCAGAAGCCTCGAAACTATGGCTACCTGCTCTAAGATTGTGAACGATCAGGAAGGAGCGACGAAGTATGAAAAGCTGGCTTCCAATCTTAAGGCGAAGATCTTTTCGACTTACTGGAACGAACAGAAACAGGCGCTGGTACACAGCCTCGTTGCCGGGAAGCAAACTGATAATGTTACCCGGTATGCTAATATGTTCGGGATCTTCTTTGATTACTTTGACGAGCAGCAAAAACAGGGTGTTAAGCAGCATGTACTGCTCAACGACAAGATTCAAAAAATTACCACTCCTTACATGCGTTTTTACGAGCTGGAAGCGCTGTGTGCAATGGGAGAACAGAAACATGTCCTGCTTGAGATGAAAGATTACTGGGGCGGAATGCTAAAACTGGGAGCAACGTCCTTCTGGGAAGAATATAATCCTTCGAAGAAGGGCGCGGAGCATTACGCAATGTATGGACGTCCTTTTGGGAAAAGCCTGTGCCACGCCTGGGGCGCCAGTCCGCTTTACCTTCTTGGGAAATACTACCTCGGGGTAAAACCGTTAAGCCCTGGCTATGCGAGCTATGTGGTAGAGCCGGTGCTTGGTGGCCTAAAATGGATGGATGGTAAGGTCCCTACCCCGGCAGGTGATGTCAAAGTTTATTGCAGCACGAAAGAGATCAGGGTGCAGGGAGTTGCAGGAGCAGGTGTGTTAAGGATTAAAAGTAAGACGAAACCATCGGGGGACGGCCTTGAGGTTAAACCCTTAGGCAATCAGCTGTATGAAATTGGAATAGGACAGAATAAGGCAATAACCGTACGTTATTCTGCTCTATAA
- a CDS encoding glycosyl hydrolase, translating into MKVSYKRIKYGIVLSVLTSVLMFGRASAQRGLPEYIKPVGESAKSWVFWYWMHGAYSREGITADLEAMKQAGIAGAYLAPIKGKTDPPLYTPSIDQLSPEWWKMVRYALDEAARIGIKIAMLPNDGFATAGGPWITPENSMQKVVSSSLMIKGGRVFNDTLPSLPAYKGYFRDIAVFAFPANRGAGHSTRTVVPKVTTSNGADASFLVKPGNKQNFGRNDPCWIQYEFTKPFTCRSVVIRVNGFNYQSHRLLIEVSDDGKNFRAAERLQPPRAGWLDWDADVTHEIKPVTARFFRFVYNKEGSEPGAEDLDAAKWKPSLKIAGIELSSEARIHQYEGKTGEVWRVSSRTTSDLVPDSLCVPFGSVKDITQYADGKGRLKWKVPAGNWVILRVGYTSTGHMNETAGAGKGLECDKFNPEVVRFQFDKWFGEALRVAGPDLAKRVLNIFHVDSWECGSQNWSPVFREEFRKRRGYDPVPYLPVMTGVPVESADVSERFLYDIRQTISELIADNFFKTLKQLAHEKGATFTAEATAPVMVADGLLHFKEVDIPMGEFWLRSPSHDKPNDVRDAISGAHIYGKNVIQSEAFTEVRMHWDEHPGMLKALQDRNYALGINRLVYHVYTHNPWMDRKPGMTLNDVGLLFQRDQTWWKQGRSWVEYAERCQSLLQQGRPVDDIAVFTGEEFPGRAILPERLVPSLPGIFGKEVVTAERKRLENRGVPMREMPVGVNTGANMINPADWTDPLRGYAYDSFNADVLLNLAVVRNGRIELPGGASYAVLVLPGKHPMNPNSNLMSAGVAERLLQLVKDGATVVLGDRPVTTPGLKDFTEEDKRLQIATEELWGGSFTTVRNGAASAMVKQVGKGRVIPGPISLESFDFIGVPCDFTYTGKNNEPAGKIAWNHRSTGDSEIYFVSNQDSVNKELVLSFRVADKVPDIYDPVTGRTITATNWTASSGRTELPMLFPPNGSYFVIFRNETVPSANGDKKNWSESHTVKQIEGGWSVHFDPVLGGPQKPVLFKELSDWSQSQDTSVRYYSGTAVYHKNFKWKKPKDSDRFWLDLGEVSNIAEVKLNGVSCGIAWTAPYRLDITDALKNGNNELVIEVTNTWFNRMKHDQTLSENQRISHTTAPFRLHNRSLLKAGLTGAVTILSEK; encoded by the coding sequence ATGAAAGTGAGTTATAAAAGAATTAAATACGGTATAGTGCTTTCTGTTCTGACGTCCGTTCTGATGTTTGGAAGGGCCTCAGCACAGCGTGGTTTGCCGGAGTACATAAAGCCCGTTGGTGAATCGGCAAAATCCTGGGTATTCTGGTACTGGATGCACGGGGCCTATTCAAGAGAGGGTATTACAGCCGATCTGGAAGCAATGAAGCAGGCTGGCATCGCAGGGGCGTATCTGGCCCCCATCAAGGGGAAAACAGATCCTCCATTGTATACGCCTTCTATTGATCAGCTTAGTCCCGAATGGTGGAAGATGGTGCGCTATGCCCTTGATGAAGCCGCCAGGATAGGGATTAAGATTGCGATGCTTCCCAACGATGGTTTCGCAACCGCCGGCGGCCCATGGATTACGCCTGAGAATTCAATGCAAAAAGTGGTTTCATCTTCCTTAATGATAAAGGGCGGACGGGTATTTAATGATACTTTGCCTTCTCTGCCAGCATATAAAGGATATTTTCGCGACATTGCAGTGTTTGCATTCCCGGCAAACCGGGGAGCGGGACATTCAACCAGGACGGTTGTTCCAAAGGTGACCACAAGTAACGGAGCCGACGCGTCTTTCCTTGTGAAGCCGGGTAATAAGCAAAACTTCGGCCGTAACGATCCCTGCTGGATCCAATATGAATTTACAAAGCCGTTTACCTGCCGCTCGGTGGTGATCAGGGTGAATGGCTTTAATTATCAGTCGCACCGGCTTCTCATTGAAGTGAGTGACGACGGCAAAAACTTCCGGGCCGCCGAACGTCTTCAGCCGCCAAGGGCAGGCTGGCTTGACTGGGATGCCGACGTTACCCATGAAATTAAGCCTGTAACTGCACGATTCTTTCGCTTTGTCTACAATAAAGAAGGTTCAGAGCCTGGAGCCGAAGACCTGGACGCGGCAAAATGGAAGCCCTCCCTTAAGATTGCTGGTATAGAGCTGTCATCTGAGGCCCGCATCCATCAGTATGAAGGCAAGACAGGTGAAGTATGGAGGGTAAGTTCAAGGACCACCAGCGACCTTGTCCCCGATTCACTTTGTGTTCCTTTCGGTTCTGTAAAGGATATAACACAATATGCTGACGGTAAAGGAAGGTTGAAGTGGAAGGTTCCTGCAGGCAACTGGGTGATTCTCAGGGTTGGTTATACATCAACCGGTCACATGAATGAAACTGCCGGTGCGGGAAAAGGACTCGAGTGCGACAAGTTTAACCCGGAGGTGGTGAGGTTTCAGTTTGACAAATGGTTTGGAGAAGCGCTCCGTGTGGCAGGTCCTGACCTGGCTAAACGAGTCCTGAATATCTTTCATGTCGACAGCTGGGAATGCGGAAGCCAGAATTGGTCGCCGGTATTTCGCGAAGAGTTCAGGAAACGGCGGGGATACGATCCTGTGCCATACCTTCCCGTCATGACGGGTGTTCCTGTTGAGAGCGCTGATGTTTCGGAACGTTTCCTCTATGATATAAGGCAAACCATATCAGAGCTTATAGCTGATAACTTCTTTAAAACCCTTAAACAGCTGGCTCATGAAAAGGGTGCCACCTTTACTGCAGAGGCGACGGCTCCTGTGATGGTTGCTGATGGCTTGCTGCACTTTAAGGAGGTGGATATACCGATGGGTGAATTCTGGCTGCGGAGCCCGTCGCACGATAAACCTAACGATGTAAGGGACGCTATCAGCGGCGCTCATATTTATGGCAAGAACGTCATCCAGTCGGAGGCATTTACGGAGGTCCGCATGCACTGGGATGAACATCCGGGAATGCTTAAAGCTTTGCAGGACAGGAACTATGCCCTGGGCATAAACAGACTGGTTTATCATGTGTATACACACAACCCCTGGATGGACCGTAAGCCTGGGATGACGCTCAATGATGTGGGATTACTTTTCCAGCGGGATCAAACCTGGTGGAAGCAGGGAAGGTCATGGGTAGAATACGCAGAGCGTTGTCAATCATTGCTTCAGCAGGGAAGACCAGTTGACGATATTGCCGTTTTTACCGGAGAGGAGTTTCCAGGGAGGGCAATCCTCCCTGAACGGCTTGTGCCGTCTTTACCAGGGATTTTCGGTAAGGAAGTTGTAACCGCAGAAAGGAAGAGGCTCGAAAACCGGGGAGTGCCCATGCGCGAAATGCCTGTAGGCGTTAATACGGGGGCGAATATGATCAATCCTGCAGACTGGACTGATCCGCTGCGCGGGTATGCTTATGACTCTTTCAACGCAGACGTCCTGCTTAATCTCGCTGTGGTCAGGAACGGACGGATTGAATTGCCCGGAGGAGCAAGTTACGCGGTTCTTGTACTGCCGGGAAAACATCCCATGAATCCAAACAGTAATTTAATGAGTGCCGGTGTAGCGGAACGATTGCTGCAGCTTGTTAAAGACGGTGCAACCGTTGTGCTTGGAGACCGGCCGGTAACTACTCCCGGGCTTAAAGATTTTACTGAAGAAGATAAGAGGCTTCAGATAGCAACAGAGGAACTTTGGGGTGGATCTTTTACTACAGTGCGCAACGGAGCCGCTTCAGCAATGGTAAAACAGGTCGGAAAGGGCCGTGTGATACCCGGGCCTATTAGTTTAGAGTCTTTTGACTTCATCGGAGTACCGTGCGATTTTACTTACACAGGTAAGAATAATGAGCCGGCCGGTAAAATTGCCTGGAACCACCGGAGTACCGGCGATTCTGAAATCTATTTTGTTTCGAATCAGGATTCGGTCAATAAAGAGCTCGTACTGTCGTTCCGGGTCGCGGATAAAGTCCCCGATATTTATGATCCTGTTACAGGAAGAACAATCACAGCAACCAACTGGACGGCTTCATCGGGCCGTACGGAACTACCCATGCTGTTTCCTCCGAACGGATCTTACTTCGTGATCTTCAGAAATGAGACAGTTCCTTCTGCCAACGGAGATAAGAAGAACTGGTCGGAATCCCATACTGTCAAGCAGATAGAGGGTGGCTGGTCTGTGCACTTTGATCCTGTTTTGGGAGGACCGCAAAAGCCTGTATTGTTTAAGGAACTTAGCGATTGGAGTCAAAGTCAGGATACGTCTGTCCGTTACTATTCAGGCACGGCGGTTTATCATAAGAACTTTAAATGGAAGAAGCCTAAGGATAGTGACCGCTTCTGGCTCGATCTTGGGGAGGTATCCAATATCGCAGAGGTGAAATTGAATGGTGTAAGTTGTGGCATTGCCTGGACTGCACCTTACAGACTCGATATAACAGATGCACTGAAGAACGGTAATAATGAACTGGTCATAGAAGTAACAAACACCTGGTTCAACCGGATGAAGCATGATCAGACATTGTCGGAAAATCAAAGGATAAGCCACACGACGGCTCCCTTCAGGCTACACAATCGCTCTCTTTTAAAAGCGGGGCTTACCGGAGCAGTAACAATCCTTTCAGAGAAATGA
- a CDS encoding glycoside hydrolase family 2 TIM barrel-domain containing protein, translating into MMRKLFVFYVCFVMPGLAVKSQTVDGLPAAIPPVQGIYNTEPWEDPLVTSINREPARATAYSFKTEKEALTGDRNKSTRMLLLNGEWDFSFAFKPADAPHDFYKSKVQGWQKIEVPSNWELKGYDIPIYKSAVYPFRPVDPPRVPKDYNAVGSYQRSFTIPADWKHMNITLHFGGVSSAFKVWVNGKFLGYGEDSCLPSEFNVTPYLQDGENTVSVQVIRWSDGAYLEDQDHWRMSGIQREVMLLAEPKVRIADFHWQAKLDKHYKDAIFSIRPRIENLTGEEVKGCVIKAQLYNKAGQPVFQKALERSAESIINEIYPRLDNVKFGLLETTVKNPDKWSDEEPNLYTLVLSLADSTGNVLEAKSCKVGFRSIEFSTENGKLLINGKVTYLYGVNRHDHDPVKGKALSREDMRKDVETIKRFNFNCIRTSHYPNDPYFYDLCDEYGILVMDEANYETHGLGGKLSNDPQWTHAFMERTTRMVMRDKNHPSIIIWSLGNEAGRGPSNAAQAAWIHDFDITRPVHYEPAMGSHQLEGYLDPSDPRYPKSNDHSHRLQNPLDQYYVDIVSRFYPGIYTPDLLVNQKNGDNRPILFVEYSHSMGNSTGNMKEFWEIFRSRPRLIGGCIWDFKDQGILKKDSAGVEFYAYGGDFGEKRHDGNFCINGIVASDGRPKSAIFECKRVYQPAECELYDAERGLVKVANRHAVKSLADYAVTLIVRQDGKPVKVQSLPRLSLQAGKDTIISIEKWFPTFKQGCEYLADIHFSLSRDEPWAPRGFEVASNQFALTGLAKPSDAQKQYRAVSFTEDAEGYVCSGSGFRIKFSKANGALSSYISDGKEEIFSPLLPHFTRPQTDNDRRGWKPSKKLKEWYENDLQLKGITGEKQESGLIRIKSVYTLIGGRASVEVVYTVNGEGVVKVDYSLNPGTGLPNIPKVGMQCGIRREYDLVNWYGRGPLENYIDKRYGFDAAVYSLPVKEFMEPYMYPQENGNRTDVRWMYLKKDKANEGLLVVADSLLSMSAWPYTEKNIEEAKHTNKLKDAGFLTLNIDLIQMGVGGNDTWSDVSQPLAQYQIPAKPYRYGFYVLPARVKAEDAGEISKKLKF; encoded by the coding sequence ATGATGCGCAAGCTTTTTGTTTTTTATGTATGTTTTGTGATGCCGGGATTGGCTGTGAAATCGCAGACTGTTGACGGTCTGCCGGCAGCTATTCCTCCGGTACAGGGGATTTATAATACCGAACCATGGGAAGACCCTCTTGTAACCAGCATCAACCGCGAGCCGGCGCGTGCTACCGCCTATTCGTTTAAAACGGAAAAGGAAGCCCTGACAGGTGACAGGAATAAGAGCACGCGAATGCTTTTGCTGAACGGAGAATGGGACTTTTCATTTGCTTTTAAACCCGCCGACGCTCCCCACGATTTTTATAAGTCGAAGGTGCAGGGCTGGCAGAAGATTGAAGTGCCTTCTAACTGGGAGTTGAAGGGCTATGATATTCCAATCTACAAAAGTGCAGTGTATCCATTCCGTCCGGTTGATCCGCCGCGGGTGCCAAAAGATTACAATGCGGTAGGTTCTTATCAGCGGAGTTTTACAATTCCTGCTGATTGGAAGCATATGAATATCACCCTTCATTTCGGAGGGGTAAGTTCGGCTTTTAAGGTTTGGGTAAACGGTAAGTTTTTAGGCTATGGCGAAGACAGCTGTCTTCCTTCTGAATTCAATGTCACTCCTTACCTGCAGGATGGTGAGAATACTGTTTCTGTTCAGGTGATCCGCTGGTCGGATGGAGCCTATCTCGAAGACCAGGATCACTGGAGAATGAGTGGCATCCAGCGGGAAGTGATGCTTTTGGCAGAACCGAAAGTTCGGATAGCCGATTTTCACTGGCAGGCGAAACTCGATAAACACTATAAAGACGCGATATTCAGTATCCGGCCAAGGATAGAGAACCTCACAGGAGAAGAAGTGAAAGGCTGTGTGATAAAAGCGCAGCTGTACAACAAAGCGGGACAGCCTGTTTTTCAGAAGGCTCTTGAAAGAAGCGCCGAATCGATCATCAATGAAATTTACCCGCGGCTGGATAACGTAAAGTTCGGCTTGCTGGAAACGACGGTTAAGAATCCGGATAAATGGAGTGACGAGGAACCAAACCTTTACACCCTTGTATTGTCCCTTGCCGATTCGACCGGGAACGTGCTGGAAGCGAAAAGCTGTAAGGTGGGTTTCAGAAGTATAGAGTTTTCGACGGAGAACGGGAAACTGCTGATCAATGGAAAGGTGACTTATCTGTATGGCGTCAACCGTCATGATCACGACCCGGTAAAAGGAAAGGCATTGTCGAGGGAAGACATGCGGAAGGATGTTGAAACTATCAAGCGGTTTAATTTCAACTGTATCCGGACAAGCCATTATCCCAATGATCCGTATTTCTACGATCTGTGTGATGAGTATGGAATTCTCGTAATGGATGAAGCCAACTATGAGACGCACGGATTGGGAGGGAAGTTAAGCAACGACCCTCAATGGACACACGCTTTCATGGAACGTACCACCCGAATGGTGATGCGCGATAAGAATCACCCCAGTATCATCATCTGGAGCCTGGGTAACGAAGCCGGAAGAGGCCCGAGCAATGCAGCACAAGCTGCCTGGATTCATGATTTCGATATTACCCGGCCGGTTCATTACGAGCCGGCAATGGGAAGCCATCAGTTGGAAGGATATCTTGATCCTTCCGATCCGCGTTATCCAAAGTCTAACGATCATTCTCACCGTTTGCAGAATCCCCTCGACCAGTATTATGTGGATATTGTGAGTCGTTTCTACCCGGGTATTTACACTCCCGATCTTCTTGTTAATCAGAAGAACGGCGACAACCGGCCGATTCTTTTTGTTGAATATTCGCATTCTATGGGTAACTCAACGGGTAATATGAAGGAGTTTTGGGAGATCTTCAGGTCACGTCCCCGATTGATTGGAGGCTGTATCTGGGATTTTAAAGATCAGGGAATACTGAAAAAGGATTCAGCAGGCGTAGAATTCTATGCTTATGGGGGTGATTTTGGCGAAAAGAGGCACGACGGAAACTTCTGTATTAACGGCATAGTAGCTTCTGACGGAAGGCCTAAGTCAGCGATTTTCGAATGCAAGAGAGTTTATCAGCCTGCCGAGTGTGAGCTTTATGATGCTGAAAGAGGCCTTGTAAAAGTCGCCAACCGCCATGCCGTGAAGTCGTTAGCCGACTATGCTGTTACCCTTATAGTACGGCAGGACGGTAAGCCAGTAAAAGTGCAGTCGCTGCCCCGTTTAAGTCTTCAGGCGGGAAAAGATACTATAATCAGCATTGAAAAATGGTTCCCAACCTTTAAGCAGGGCTGCGAGTATCTTGCAGATATCCATTTTTCGTTGTCGCGAGACGAGCCATGGGCGCCCCGGGGATTTGAGGTTGCATCTAACCAGTTTGCTTTGACTGGCCTTGCCAAACCCTCGGACGCCCAGAAACAATATCGCGCAGTTAGCTTTACAGAGGATGCTGAAGGATACGTTTGCTCAGGCAGCGGTTTCCGGATAAAGTTCAGTAAGGCGAACGGTGCTTTAAGTTCCTACATCTCTGACGGAAAAGAAGAGATATTCAGTCCGCTTCTGCCTCACTTTACAAGACCTCAAACGGATAACGACCGCCGCGGCTGGAAGCCTTCAAAGAAGCTGAAAGAATGGTATGAGAATGATCTTCAGTTGAAAGGCATAACCGGGGAGAAGCAGGAATCCGGTCTCATAAGAATTAAAAGCGTTTATACTCTAATAGGAGGACGGGCTTCAGTGGAAGTGGTCTACACAGTGAATGGGGAGGGCGTCGTAAAAGTTGATTATTCACTAAACCCGGGCACCGGTTTGCCTAATATCCCGAAAGTCGGGATGCAATGCGGCATACGGAGGGAATACGATTTGGTTAACTGGTATGGCCGCGGCCCCCTTGAAAACTATATTGACAAAAGATACGGCTTTGACGCTGCTGTCTATTCCCTTCCGGTGAAGGAATTCATGGAGCCGTATATGTATCCCCAGGAGAATGGCAACCGGACTGACGTGAGGTGGATGTATCTGAAGAAGGATAAAGCTAATGAAGGATTGCTGGTAGTAGCCGACAGTCTTCTCAGCATGAGTGCGTGGCCTTACACGGAAAAGAACATTGAAGAGGCAAAGCACACCAATAAACTGAAGGATGCAGGCTTCCTCACTTTAAATATTGATCTGATCCAGATGGGAGTGGGAGGTAATGACACATGGTCGGATGTTTCTCAGCCTTTAGCGCAGTATCAAATTCCCGCTAAGCCTTACCGGTACGGATTTTATGTTCTGCCTGCGAGAGTGAAGGCAGAAGATGCAGGGGAAATATCTAAAAAGCTTAAGTTCTGA